Proteins found in one Tsukamurella paurometabola DSM 20162 genomic segment:
- the mug gene encoding G/U mismatch-specific DNA glycosylase: MGFTREQLLAYAGTTVPDLVGPDCRLLFAGINPGLWTAATGAHFARPGNRFYPALYAAGITDHVIDASMGMREADREALIAAGVGITNVAPRATAKASELTPTELQDGGRALVSRVERIRPRVLAVLGITAYRSAFGSPRATVGLQPDPLGSTQVWVLPNPSGLNAHETIDTLAAAYRSAAAAAGVLTSL; this comes from the coding sequence GTGGGATTCACACGCGAGCAACTCCTGGCGTACGCGGGCACGACGGTGCCCGACCTGGTCGGTCCGGACTGCCGGCTGCTGTTCGCCGGAATCAATCCGGGACTGTGGACGGCCGCCACCGGTGCCCACTTCGCCCGGCCCGGCAACCGCTTCTACCCCGCCCTGTACGCGGCAGGCATCACCGATCACGTCATCGATGCGTCGATGGGCATGCGCGAGGCGGATCGCGAGGCCCTGATCGCGGCCGGCGTGGGAATCACCAATGTCGCTCCGCGGGCCACCGCGAAGGCCAGCGAGCTCACCCCGACGGAACTGCAGGACGGCGGTCGGGCGCTGGTATCTCGGGTCGAACGGATTCGGCCGCGCGTACTCGCCGTGCTCGGCATCACTGCGTACCGATCGGCATTCGGGTCGCCACGCGCAACCGTCGGTCTGCAACCGGACCCCCTGGGGAGTACCCAGGTATGGGTACTCCCGAACCCCAGCGGCCTCAACGCCCACGAGACGATCGACACCCTGGCGGCGGCGTACCGGTCCGCCGCCGCGGCGGCGGGCGTTCTCACCTCGCTGTGA